The nucleotide sequence TAATTTTTAAAAGTACTATTATACTCATTTTCTATAATCAATCTATTTTTACGTTTATTTTCTCTTTCTAAAGGATTAACATCAGGTATAGCTGCTATTAATCTCTTAGTGTATATATGTTTAGGATCTGTATAAATATTATTTCTATTTCCAGTTTCAACGAATCTTCCTTTATACATTATTGATATGTGATCACACATATGTTTTACTACTCCTAGATCGTGTGAAATGAAAATATAACTTAACCCTAATTGTTTTTGTATTTTTTTCATATAATTTAAAACTTGTGCTTGTACTGATAAATCTAGTGCTGAAACTGGTTCATCAGCTATTATAAGTTTTGGATTAGTTGCTATTGCTCTTGCAACACCTAATCTTTGTCTTTGTCCTCCACTAAATTCATGTGGATATTTAACTATATTATCTTCAGTCATCCCTACTATTTCTAATAATTCTACAACCCTTCTTCTTTCTTCTTCTGGTGTAAAATTCTCGAAATTTTTAAGTGG is from Pseudostreptobacillus hongkongensis and encodes:
- a CDS encoding ATP-binding cassette domain-containing protein → MSDKLITLTNLKVHYPIRGGFFNTIQDYVKAVDGVSMEIEKGKTYGLVGESGSGKSTIGKAIIGLEKITEGNLIFEGEKVNLNRIPRKSMYRKNIQMIFQDSMSSLNPKKRVLDILSEPLKNFENFTPEEERRRVVELLEIVGMTEDNIVKYPHEFSGGQRQRLGVARAIATNPKLIIADEPVSALDLSVQAQVLNYMKKIQKQLGLSYIFISHDLGVVKHMCDHISIMYKGRFVETGNRNNIYTDPKHIYTKRLIAAIPDVNPLERENKRKNRLIIENEYNSTFKNYFDKDGRVFDLEKIEGKEEHFVALGKGGK